GTCGTCCTTCCTAACCCCTCACATTTCTTCTCCCCTAACCTCCTCACATCCCCTCTCCCTACAAActctttctttcaaaattttgtcCTTAAAAATGGTGATCAACCCGAATACATCCACCCGTATTTGATCAAATTCTCCCCCTCGTCACTTTCTATATCTTACCCGTCTTTATACTCCAACACGGCCTTCACTTACCAAATCTTTAATGCGGATTTCACCATCTCAGCCTTGGATAACCCGGACCCAAATCAAACCCATGTCATATCTTCATTCAATGATCTAAGTGTCACATTAGAGTTTCCAAATTTAAGATTTTATCTTGTCAGAGGAAGCCCATTTTTAACATGTCAAGTCATGCAAAAGGTGGCACTTTCTATTTCAACTATTCATGCAATTCTTGATTTTACTCCAAATTCTTCAAAAACCAAGTATAAAATTAATCTAAATAACGGACAAACATGGGTGTTGTATTCTTCTTCACCAATTGATTTGAGCTATGATATTTCAAAGATCACATCTTTACCATTTTTGGGTATCATTCGGGTTGCATTAGTACCAAATTCGGATGTTAAACTTGAACAAATTCTTGACCAGTTTAGTTCTTGTTATCCGGTATCGGGAAGTGCTGACCTTAGTAAACCTTTTTGTGTTGAGTATAAATGGGAAAAGAAAGGTTGGGGGGATTTGTTAATGCTGGCAAACCCTCTTCATTTTCAACTTCTTGATAAGTCTTCAAGTATAGTTATTGACGACTTCAAATACAAAAGCATAGATGGTGAACTAGTGGGAGTAGTTGGTGATTCATGGGTTTTGAAAACAGACCCGGTTTCAGTAACTTGGCATTCAATCAAAGGTGTTAAAGAAGAATCATATCAGGAAATCATTGATGCTCTTATAAAAGATGTTGATGGTTTGGATTCGACTTCAATATCGACAACATCTTCATACTTTTATGGGAAATTGGTGGCAAGAGCAGCTAGATTAGCTTTAATAGCCGAAGAAATTGGTTATCTTGATGTGATGactaaaattcaaaaatacttGAAGGATACAATTGGGCCATGGTTAGATGGAACCTTTAACGGAAATGGTTTTCTTTATGATAAAACATGGGGTGGAATTATAACAAAACAAGGGTCTCAAGATTCAGGTGCTGATTTCGGGTTTGGGATATATAACGATCACCATTACCATATCGGTTACTTTCTTTATGGGATTGCGGTTCTTGCAAAGGTAGACCCCATTTGGGGAAGAAAATATAGACCTCAAGCTTATTCATTGATGGCAGATTTCATGACTTTGGGTAAAAGTGAGAAGACAAAGTATACTCGTTTAAGGTGCTTCGACTTGTGGAAGTTACATTCATGGGCAGGAGGTTTGACACAATTCGCGGACGGTAGGAATCAAGAAAGCACAAGTGAAGCAGTTAATGCATATTACTCAGCCGCGTTGATGGGGTTAGCATATGGCGATACACATCTTGTTTCAATCGGATCATTGCTTTTAGCCATGGAAATTCATGCATCTCAAACATGGTGGCATGTTAAGCAAGATGATTCTTATTATGCTCAAGATTTTACTAGGGAAAATCGAGTGGTGGGAGTTTTATGGGCGAATAAACGTGATAGTGGGCTTTGGTTTGCTCCGGCTGAATGGAAGGAATGTAGATTGGGGATCCAAGTGCTACCATTGTTGCCTGTCACTGAGGTTTTGTTTTCGGATGTCGGTTTTGTTAAGGAGCTTGTGGATTGGGCTTTGCCTGCACTAGGAAGGGAAGGTGTTGGTGAAGGATGGAAAGGATTTGTGTATGCATTGGAAGGGATTTATGAGAAGGAAGTTGCTCTTGAAAAGATTAGAAGTTTAAAAGGCCATGATGATGGGAATTCTATGAGTAATTTGTTATGGTGGATTTATAGTAGAGATGAAAGTGAACAAGGTTATGAAGGAGGGGGTAGACATTGTTGGTTTGGTCGTTATTGTCATTAATTAAAAGTTTCAAAATCAATGACTGCGacattaaagatttaataagatTACCGAACTTGGagagtgtgtgtatatatacacgTGAACTATGAGCGCTGATCTGAATAAAGGGAATTTAAGTTAGTGTTTGTGTAAATATAAAGTTAAGTTTGTTTGGATTCATTATGGTTTTTAAGGCATAtacgtgtgtttttttttattgtaaattgcatttgaaatttatatatgataagtatagtataaaaatttatgtggaaaaattgttttaatttgtGGCTAATCTTCGGAAGCTACAAAGAAAAATTGAGAACGCTTACTTTATTCCCTTTTTTGTTTGAGGTATCTTTTGCATCGAGGTTTGGTATTAGGGGGTCATGAAGACATTAACTCATGATGAgaaaaaacaatcaaaagtAACAGAGCTCGGTAACTTCCTTGAACTCTTTACGTTGTTAGGTCAACATAATGAAAAAGTAAAGAGGTGTTAAAATCAGCTCCTAAAAACCATAAATTTGATTCCGTTTAAAAAGATCAGGTGAACTGTTGTACAACAACTAAGCTCATTATTGTTGACGATGTTGCCGATGATTACATTGCAGTTTGGTAGATGACTCTTTTGATATATCTCACAAAGAGTAAATGCTTTCGTGTTCGAGGTACGTATGCTGATAAATAAAAGGGGTCTCCTTGAGAGATTTCTTAGTGTTGTGCACGTataaaggatatatatataccactacTTTAAATATTAGAAAGTCAATACGTTCCTTATTAACAGAATTCCTTGAGTCTATCAAAAATTCGTGAAATGTTATGACGATATGCTAGCAATACGAAAGTCGAAAGGTAAAATTGATGGTCTAAAAACTTTAACTATTTAAGAAACACAATTGGCTTACTACATTCATTGTTTTGCTCATCAAATTCAGCTAATACCCATTATTGTAGTTTCTAAAAAAAGCATTATCATTGGATGCAACTTACAAATCGGTTAAATGTGATTGGAGTTTCTcgtaaaagaaagaaattgttGAGAGAAAACTCAAGCTCAACATGTCTTAGAAGCCTTGGAAGATAGATGAACTTAAAAGTGGGAAAGGTAAATCAAGGATTTGGTTTGGTGACACTTGTTGGCAGTCTTATTACAAATTGCTTGCAAATGATGCCGATTTAAATATATCGTATCATATGTAAGGTGCTGAATTGATAAAATCGAAGAAAGCTCTTCAAATGTGAAAGATTAATTGAGCAAAAACATCATATATGTTTCTAGTTATGCAATCACTTTTTGGACTTTGTTTTTACGGCACACTACTTGATGAAAAGGTAAATGATTTGAATATTTCTTCGCGAAGAAAAGATCAAAGATATTAATACTGCGATTTCCCTCATAAAGTCGATGAATAAACAATTGCAAAAGATCACAAAGAGAAAATAGGAAATCATGTTGCACATGGTCACTGTGAAGCAAATGATTTTGAAGTCCCTTATATGGATAGTGTATATGTTCCCAATGGAAGAAAACGTGTAGCCAACAACATACTAAAAAGCTTCATCATTATCCGATTGAactattataagtttttaaccgttattgatttaaaacttcaataactAATCAATCGATTTGATGAGAAAGCATGATGCTactagttatatacttatatgggAAGCATGAGAAGCATGAGCCGGATTGATGGTTTAGTTCATTTTACAAGAAAAAGTTTTATACACGTGTAAATTTTTTCCCGAAAGAGTTTTACAAGTCTTCAATTACATGGTTCTTGTGAGCTGACATCTACATCTACATTAATGAAATGCAAACGAGAGATTTATGGATTTAAGGATATTCATGGGACCTTTGATCATGTTTACTTATGATCATGTTTACTTACTTTATAATATTGGTAATGATCCACATGATGGTGGCAATTAATGTGGAAAGAGCATTTTCTGCAATGACATATTGACATGTGTGAAGAAATATTTGCTTAATAGAATGACGatcaacttttaaattattgtattatttgGTCACGTCGATTCGACGATATGTGGGGCTTGAGATAGCTTTAAATAAATTAGgaaataataatctttttaacaaAGTTAAAGTAGGTGTAGCAAATTTTCAAACAACTTTTGAATGTAAaccatcattttttaaaaatgaagtaattCTTATACTACATCTTTTTActacatatacaaatatatatatatatatatatatatatactagtggtcagacccgtccaatggacgggtagtctcaaaatatattaatcaaagctaaaaaattggatttcaaatatattaaatagatataccgaaatcaacttgaaaatttgctagctgaatagtcactccatcggtcaaaatactccaaaaattatccacccaacgaagaaacatacgaaaattaactccatataaatattgatttcactttacccctttttttcaactttagttaaataaaaaatttacagtttcttatattctaaaagtgtaactatatatatatatataagtataattaaatataaattaggttaaagtgtaaattgatgatgaaaaatcaaaaagtgtaagttaattattttaaattgggttaaagtgtaaattgttgatgaaaaactaaaaagtgtaaattaattgttttagattggggttaaagtgtaaattggtgatggaaaaccaaaaagtgtaaattaatttagattaatattaaaaaaaattagaggattaataaggaggaaGGATTAGACTCAAGGAGGTGGATTAAAGATGTCAAGTGTACTCCCAAccctctcttttagttatattatagatatatatatatatttattatatacttaTACTGTATAGCTGTATAATGCATAATTGTATATGGCTAAAGATCTTATGTAGAGATcattactcttttataaaaattatctaaatataattaacttataaaaagTTACAATAGTATCAATACTtaatactttaaaaaattattgcaccatgttgaaaattaaaaatgacacACGTGAATTGATCAAactacccttaataaattaa
The Erigeron canadensis isolate Cc75 chromosome 2, C_canadensis_v1, whole genome shotgun sequence DNA segment above includes these coding regions:
- the LOC122589696 gene encoding probable endo-1,3(4)-beta-glucanase ARB_01444 translates to MVLKKLKRRVERIITKPFKKPPRKAYIKPPSPPQSPPPEPSPTNMNRCPSHPFMFPETQSVVLPNPSHFFSPNLLTSPLPTNSFFQNFVLKNGDQPEYIHPYLIKFSPSSLSISYPSLYSNTAFTYQIFNADFTISALDNPDPNQTHVISSFNDLSVTLEFPNLRFYLVRGSPFLTCQVMQKVALSISTIHAILDFTPNSSKTKYKINLNNGQTWVLYSSSPIDLSYDISKITSLPFLGIIRVALVPNSDVKLEQILDQFSSCYPVSGSADLSKPFCVEYKWEKKGWGDLLMLANPLHFQLLDKSSSIVIDDFKYKSIDGELVGVVGDSWVLKTDPVSVTWHSIKGVKEESYQEIIDALIKDVDGLDSTSISTTSSYFYGKLVARAARLALIAEEIGYLDVMTKIQKYLKDTIGPWLDGTFNGNGFLYDKTWGGIITKQGSQDSGADFGFGIYNDHHYHIGYFLYGIAVLAKVDPIWGRKYRPQAYSLMADFMTLGKSEKTKYTRLRCFDLWKLHSWAGGLTQFADGRNQESTSEAVNAYYSAALMGLAYGDTHLVSIGSLLLAMEIHASQTWWHVKQDDSYYAQDFTRENRVVGVLWANKRDSGLWFAPAEWKECRLGIQVLPLLPVTEVLFSDVGFVKELVDWALPALGREGVGEGWKGFVYALEGIYEKEVALEKIRSLKGHDDGNSMSNLLWWIYSRDESEQGYEGGGRHCWFGRYCH